One genomic window of Erinaceus europaeus chromosome 7, mEriEur2.1, whole genome shotgun sequence includes the following:
- the CASP8 gene encoding caspase-8 isoform X3, producing MEKRVLLGEENLDVLKKICVQVNKSLLKIISDYETLSGERRTGLERSPDEISNEMSRLLAREGSLEMLTLSDSPEQQGTESQESDSQTVYRMKSKPRGYCLIFNNHDFSVARKEVSKLHRIKDRNGTDLDAEALKNTFSSLHFEIVRYRDNTAKKIHEVMKSYQKMDHSNMDCFICCILSHGDKGIVYGSDGKEVSISELTSYFTGLNCPSLVDKPKIFFIQACQGDNYQRGIAIDTDSKQDDDYLEMDSSSQKRYIPDEADFLLGMATVNDCVSYRDPAEGTWYIQSLCQNLRERCPRGEDILTILTQVNFEVSNKDDRKNLGKQMPQPTFTLRKKLFFPLN from the exons ATGGAGAAGAGGGTTCTCCTAGGGGAAGAAAACCTGGACGTCCTGAAAAAAATCTGTGTTCAAGTCAACAAGAGTCTGCTGAAGATAATCAGTGACTATGAGACACTGAGTGGAG AGAGAAGAACAGGCCTTGAGAGAAGTCCAGATGAGATTTCAAATG AGATGTCTCGACTGCTTGCAAGAGAGGGATCCCTTGAAATGTTGACACTGTCTGATTCTCCAGAACAACAGGGCACTGAGTCACAG gAATCGGATTCCCAGACAGTTTACCGGATGAAAAGCAAGCCTCGGGGGTACTGTTTGATCTTTAACAATCATGATTTTAGTGTCGCAAGGAAGGAGGTATCCAAACTTCACAGAATTAAGGACAGGAATGGAACAGACTTGGACGCAG aggctttgaaaaatacctttagTAGTCTTCACTTTGAGATAGTGCGTTACAGAGACAATACAGCAAAGAAAATCCATGAAGTTATGAAATCATATCAAAAAATGGACCACAGTAACATGGACTGCTTCATCTGCTGCATCCTCTCCCATGGAGACAAAGGCATCGTTTATGGTTCTGATGGGAAGGAAGTCTCCATCAGTGAGCTGACCTCTTACTTCACTGGATTAAACTGCCCTTCCCTTGTGGACAAACCAAAGATCTTTTTCATTCAGGCTTGTCAAGGAGATAACTACCAGAGAGGTATAGCTATTGACACTGACTCTAAACAGGATGATGACTACTTAGAAATGGATTCTTCATCTCAGAAGAGATACATCCCAGACGAGGCTGACTTCCTCCTGGGCATGGCCACTGTCAACGACTGTGTTTCCTACCGAGACCCTGCAGAGGGTACCTGGTATATCCAGTCACTTTGCCAGAACCTGCGAGAGAGATGTCCGAG GGGCGAAGATATTCTTACCATCCTCACCCAAGTGAACTTTGAAGTCAGCAATAAGGATGACAGGAAGAACTTAGGGAAGCAGATGCCACAGCCAACCTTCACACTGAGGAAAAAACTCTTCTTCCCTCTTAACTGA
- the CASP8 gene encoding caspase-8 isoform X2: MLFEISEEVSKSELRSFKFFLSKEIPKCKLDDDMNLLDIFVEMEKRVLLGEENLDVLKKICVQVNKSLLKIISDYETLSGERRTGLERSPDEISNEMSRLLAREGSLEMLTLSDSPEQQGTESQESDSQTVYRMKSKPRGYCLIFNNHDFSVARKEVSKLHRIKDRNGTDLDAEALKNTFSSLHFEIVRYRDNTAKKIHEVMKSYQKMDHSNMDCFICCILSHGDKGIVYGSDGKEVSISELTSYFTGLNCPSLVDKPKIFFIQACQGDNYQRGIAIDTDSKQDDDYLEMDSSSQKRYIPDEADFLLGMATVNDCVSYRDPAEGTWYIQSLCQNLRERCPRGEDILTILTQVNFEVSNKDDRKNLGKQMPQPTFTLRKKLFFPLN, encoded by the exons ATGCTTTTTGAGATTTCAGAAGAAGTAAGCAAATCGGAATTGaggtcttttaagttttttttaagcaAGGAGATCCCCAAATGTAAACTGGATGATGACATG AACTTGCTTGATATTTTTGTAGAGATGGAGAAGAGGGTTCTCCTAGGGGAAGAAAACCTGGACGTCCTGAAAAAAATCTGTGTTCAAGTCAACAAGAGTCTGCTGAAGATAATCAGTGACTATGAGACACTGAGTGGAG AGAGAAGAACAGGCCTTGAGAGAAGTCCAGATGAGATTTCAAATG AGATGTCTCGACTGCTTGCAAGAGAGGGATCCCTTGAAATGTTGACACTGTCTGATTCTCCAGAACAACAGGGCACTGAGTCACAG gAATCGGATTCCCAGACAGTTTACCGGATGAAAAGCAAGCCTCGGGGGTACTGTTTGATCTTTAACAATCATGATTTTAGTGTCGCAAGGAAGGAGGTATCCAAACTTCACAGAATTAAGGACAGGAATGGAACAGACTTGGACGCAG aggctttgaaaaatacctttagTAGTCTTCACTTTGAGATAGTGCGTTACAGAGACAATACAGCAAAGAAAATCCATGAAGTTATGAAATCATATCAAAAAATGGACCACAGTAACATGGACTGCTTCATCTGCTGCATCCTCTCCCATGGAGACAAAGGCATCGTTTATGGTTCTGATGGGAAGGAAGTCTCCATCAGTGAGCTGACCTCTTACTTCACTGGATTAAACTGCCCTTCCCTTGTGGACAAACCAAAGATCTTTTTCATTCAGGCTTGTCAAGGAGATAACTACCAGAGAGGTATAGCTATTGACACTGACTCTAAACAGGATGATGACTACTTAGAAATGGATTCTTCATCTCAGAAGAGATACATCCCAGACGAGGCTGACTTCCTCCTGGGCATGGCCACTGTCAACGACTGTGTTTCCTACCGAGACCCTGCAGAGGGTACCTGGTATATCCAGTCACTTTGCCAGAACCTGCGAGAGAGATGTCCGAG GGGCGAAGATATTCTTACCATCCTCACCCAAGTGAACTTTGAAGTCAGCAATAAGGATGACAGGAAGAACTTAGGGAAGCAGATGCCACAGCCAACCTTCACACTGAGGAAAAAACTCTTCTTCCCTCTTAACTGA
- the CASP8 gene encoding caspase-8 isoform X4, with protein sequence MRFQMESDSQTVYRMKSKPRGYCLIFNNHDFSVARKEVSKLHRIKDRNGTDLDAEALKNTFSSLHFEIVRYRDNTAKKIHEVMKSYQKMDHSNMDCFICCILSHGDKGIVYGSDGKEVSISELTSYFTGLNCPSLVDKPKIFFIQACQGDNYQRGIAIDTDSKQDDDYLEMDSSSQKRYIPDEADFLLGMATVNDCVSYRDPAEGTWYIQSLCQNLRERCPRGEDILTILTQVNFEVSNKDDRKNLGKQMPQPTFTLRKKLFFPLN encoded by the exons ATGAGATTTCAAATG gAATCGGATTCCCAGACAGTTTACCGGATGAAAAGCAAGCCTCGGGGGTACTGTTTGATCTTTAACAATCATGATTTTAGTGTCGCAAGGAAGGAGGTATCCAAACTTCACAGAATTAAGGACAGGAATGGAACAGACTTGGACGCAG aggctttgaaaaatacctttagTAGTCTTCACTTTGAGATAGTGCGTTACAGAGACAATACAGCAAAGAAAATCCATGAAGTTATGAAATCATATCAAAAAATGGACCACAGTAACATGGACTGCTTCATCTGCTGCATCCTCTCCCATGGAGACAAAGGCATCGTTTATGGTTCTGATGGGAAGGAAGTCTCCATCAGTGAGCTGACCTCTTACTTCACTGGATTAAACTGCCCTTCCCTTGTGGACAAACCAAAGATCTTTTTCATTCAGGCTTGTCAAGGAGATAACTACCAGAGAGGTATAGCTATTGACACTGACTCTAAACAGGATGATGACTACTTAGAAATGGATTCTTCATCTCAGAAGAGATACATCCCAGACGAGGCTGACTTCCTCCTGGGCATGGCCACTGTCAACGACTGTGTTTCCTACCGAGACCCTGCAGAGGGTACCTGGTATATCCAGTCACTTTGCCAGAACCTGCGAGAGAGATGTCCGAG GGGCGAAGATATTCTTACCATCCTCACCCAAGTGAACTTTGAAGTCAGCAATAAGGATGACAGGAAGAACTTAGGGAAGCAGATGCCACAGCCAACCTTCACACTGAGGAAAAAACTCTTCTTCCCTCTTAACTGA